The Castellaniella sp. genome includes a window with the following:
- a CDS encoding YoaK family protein, whose protein sequence is MPVLRQLPRWAWIGSAILALIAGLVNAIGYLGFQHEPITNLTGNTTLLGIALADFDQAQAIHWGLTIAAFILGAATSGAIVQQTSLKLGRRYGAALGLESLLLFAAVPFLDASDPLGLYLASMAMGLQNGMVSAYSGAVVRTSHVTGILTDLGIYLGHMLRGIPVDRLRLSLCLMVVGPFVAGSIVGAWLFQRLGEHALLVPATLTGFTALAYGAYLLSTRQRHR, encoded by the coding sequence ATGCCTGTCTTACGACAATTACCCCGCTGGGCCTGGATAGGCTCCGCCATCCTGGCCCTGATTGCCGGTCTGGTCAATGCCATTGGCTATCTGGGATTTCAGCACGAGCCCATCACCAACCTGACCGGCAATACCACCTTGTTGGGCATTGCCCTGGCTGACTTCGATCAGGCGCAGGCAATCCACTGGGGCCTGACCATCGCGGCGTTCATCCTGGGGGCCGCCACCAGCGGCGCGATCGTGCAACAGACCTCGCTGAAACTGGGCCGACGCTACGGCGCGGCCCTGGGGCTGGAGTCTTTGCTGCTGTTTGCGGCGGTGCCCTTCCTGGATGCCTCGGACCCGCTTGGCCTGTATCTGGCTTCCATGGCCATGGGCTTGCAAAACGGCATGGTCAGCGCCTACAGCGGTGCGGTGGTGCGCACCAGTCACGTCACAGGAATTCTGACCGACCTGGGCATTTATCTGGGACATATGCTGCGCGGCATACCAGTGGACCGTCTGCGCCTGAGCCTATGCCTGATGGTGGTGGGTCCTTTTGTGGCAGGCAGCATTGTCGGGGCCTGGTTATTCCAGCGTTTGGGCGAACATGCCCTGCTGGTCCCTGCCACTCTGACGGGCTTTACCGCCCTGGCCTATGGGGCCTATCTTCTGAGCACACGGCAACGCCATCGATAG
- a CDS encoding methyl-accepting chemotaxis protein, with amino-acid sequence MLRKRKTVEEQLLGSVQARQRIEALSQECDDLKQRNQVLEQEQALGRLLLENLSRFGDSVITLKESFGDLSQLLGNNRESAERAAKESEASRDALQTIVQGLSDMNTGVRDSATRVASLRTETKRIDDFVGLIDDVAKRTNLISFNAGIEATRAGDAGRGFSVIAQEVRSLAGRTGDATREINHLISDIQTQTGEIDGLNQRNANHADALSTDAHTVLERTSKMLALSHGSNATLAFAAILSEVELANLEELEIKLNVYRIFLGLSNATADDVPDETQCRLGQWYYQGDGDSLFAQDEGFLALEIPHREVHRQARAAITYFHAGEHEQALAALANMERNNLDVMARLRVILQKNESRFFQ; translated from the coding sequence ATGCTACGCAAGCGCAAGACTGTCGAAGAACAATTGCTGGGCTCGGTTCAGGCCCGCCAACGCATCGAGGCCCTATCCCAGGAATGCGACGACCTGAAGCAGCGCAATCAGGTTCTGGAACAAGAACAGGCCCTTGGTCGCCTGTTGCTGGAAAACCTATCCCGATTCGGTGACTCGGTCATCACCCTGAAAGAATCCTTTGGCGACCTGTCCCAGTTGCTGGGCAATAACCGGGAATCCGCCGAACGCGCCGCCAAAGAGTCCGAAGCCAGCCGGGACGCGCTGCAGACCATTGTCCAGGGCCTGAGCGACATGAATACCGGGGTGCGAGACTCCGCAACCCGAGTGGCCTCTCTGCGGACCGAAACCAAGCGCATTGATGATTTCGTCGGCCTGATCGACGACGTGGCCAAGCGCACCAACTTGATTTCCTTCAATGCCGGCATCGAGGCCACCCGGGCGGGCGACGCCGGACGCGGCTTCAGCGTGATCGCCCAGGAAGTCCGCAGCCTGGCCGGACGCACAGGGGACGCCACCCGCGAGATCAACCACCTGATCTCCGACATCCAGACCCAGACGGGCGAAATCGACGGCCTGAACCAACGCAACGCCAACCATGCCGACGCCCTCAGCACCGACGCACACACGGTGCTGGAGCGCACCTCGAAAATGCTGGCGCTGTCTCACGGCAGCAACGCCACGCTGGCCTTTGCCGCCATTCTGTCCGAAGTCGAATTGGCCAATCTGGAAGAACTGGAAATCAAGCTCAACGTCTACCGTATCTTTCTGGGACTATCCAACGCCACCGCCGACGATGTGCCTGATGAAACCCAGTGCCGCCTGGGGCAATGGTATTACCAAGGCGACGGCGACTCGCTGTTTGCCCAGGACGAAGGCTTTCTGGCCCTGGAAATCCCCCACCGCGAAGTACACCGCCAGGCCCGTGCGGCCATTACGTATTTTCATGCCGGCGAGCATGAACAGGCTTTGGCCGCCCTGGCCAACATGGAGCGCAACAACCTCGACGTCATGGCGCGCCTACGGGTGATTCTGCAAAAAAACGAATCCCGCTTTTTTCAGTAG
- the xseA gene encoding exodeoxyribonuclease VII large subunit, giving the protein MSKQYLDVPFREKDQAKSLGARFDWESKRWYILEGMDPEQFARWLPPMQAQDSLLPASVGRPSLPTAADEHTDAALARPAHTSTGSAMDTLRGIPLSQLLQGISSLVAQAYAQGVWIIVEITEARAQGHVYLEVSERDADGRQLAKARAMIWESVASRILPAFEQATGAVLGAGMKLLVHARPVFHVQYGLSLQIDAIDADYTLGQLEAHRREIRTRLKREGVFEQNRQLPTPWDYRCVLVLAPAQAAGLGDFHREAERLQRHGVCRFVYAYSRFQGEGAARDIVAALHAALADFPPDALPDAVAIIRGGGAVSDLAWLDDYDLSRTICDLGIPVLTGIGHERDNTLPDEVAHLRFDTPSKVITGIEQRIVQRVREAAALVQTVFGYAQSSTHHCATAVDLMQTRIRDQARLHVASAARRVPQLMQGVQHQAQQHIKHAQGHAERSFLAVLSQSQSTRQIASQAILTQVQRIFERAQVSVRSAQTESQSLLREIIGQGPDKTLSRGFVIVRASDQRPISSLSQAQGQAQLQIQFKDGQLPVKPS; this is encoded by the coding sequence ATGAGCAAGCAGTACCTTGATGTCCCCTTCCGGGAAAAAGACCAAGCCAAGTCCCTGGGGGCACGCTTCGACTGGGAGAGCAAGCGCTGGTACATCCTGGAAGGCATGGACCCGGAACAATTTGCCCGCTGGCTGCCGCCCATGCAGGCGCAGGACAGCTTGCTGCCGGCGTCTGTCGGCAGGCCCAGCCTGCCCACCGCCGCAGACGAGCACACCGACGCCGCCCTGGCCCGCCCTGCCCACACAAGCACCGGCAGCGCCATGGATACGCTGCGCGGCATCCCTTTATCGCAGCTCTTGCAGGGCATCTCATCCCTGGTCGCCCAGGCCTACGCCCAAGGCGTGTGGATCATCGTAGAAATTACCGAGGCCCGGGCGCAAGGCCACGTCTACCTGGAAGTCTCGGAACGCGATGCCGATGGCCGACAATTGGCCAAGGCCCGCGCCATGATCTGGGAATCCGTGGCCAGCCGTATCCTGCCCGCCTTCGAACAAGCCACCGGCGCAGTGCTGGGGGCCGGGATGAAGCTGCTGGTGCATGCCCGCCCCGTCTTTCATGTGCAATATGGCCTGAGCCTGCAGATCGACGCCATCGACGCCGACTACACCCTGGGCCAACTGGAAGCTCACCGCCGAGAGATCCGTACCCGCCTGAAACGCGAAGGCGTATTCGAGCAGAACCGCCAGTTGCCGACCCCCTGGGATTACCGCTGCGTGCTGGTGCTTGCCCCTGCCCAGGCGGCTGGCCTGGGCGATTTCCACCGCGAGGCTGAACGACTGCAGCGCCATGGCGTCTGCCGTTTCGTCTATGCCTACAGCCGCTTCCAGGGCGAAGGCGCCGCCCGCGATATCGTGGCGGCCCTGCACGCCGCGCTGGCGGACTTCCCGCCTGATGCCCTCCCTGACGCCGTCGCCATTATTCGGGGCGGCGGGGCGGTCAGCGACTTGGCCTGGCTGGATGATTATGATCTGTCGCGCACGATTTGCGACCTGGGCATCCCCGTACTGACCGGCATCGGTCACGAGCGTGACAACACCCTGCCAGACGAGGTTGCGCATTTACGGTTCGACACGCCCAGCAAGGTCATCACCGGCATCGAACAGCGCATCGTGCAGCGCGTGCGCGAAGCCGCCGCCCTGGTACAGACCGTCTTCGGATATGCACAGTCGAGCACCCACCACTGCGCTACCGCCGTAGACCTGATGCAAACCCGTATCCGCGATCAGGCCCGCCTGCACGTCGCCAGCGCTGCCCGACGGGTGCCCCAGTTGATGCAGGGCGTGCAGCACCAGGCACAGCAGCACATCAAGCACGCCCAAGGGCACGCAGAGCGATCTTTTCTGGCGGTATTGTCGCAATCACAATCCACCCGGCAGATTGCCAGCCAAGCCATTCTGACCCAAGTGCAGCGTATCTTCGAGCGCGCCCAGGTGTCGGTCCGATCAGCCCAGACAGAATCCCAGAGCCTGCTGCGCGAGATCATTGGTCAAGGCCCGGACAAAACCCTGTCTCGCGGCTTTGTCATTGTGCGCGCGTCCGACCAGCGCCCCATCAGCAGTCTGAGCCAGGCCCAGGGCCAAGCCCAGCTGCAGATTCAATTCAAGGACGGGCAACTGCCCGTAAAACCATCATGA
- a CDS encoding DMT family transporter, with product MNARQLLGLVLLTLMWGLNWPVMKLGLRDWSPLWFRAITMAGGALALLIYYRRQGIPVLPRGKAQWRSVVVLGLPNVMGWHGLSIIGVSLLPAGRAAILGFTMPVFTVLLAVLFYGERFTRRLALAVAAVLVAIALLLWNELNALAGNPAGIVWMQAAAFCWALGTVWMQRAKLTLAPETLVIWMLGLSSIAIGVLAASTEPAPSWDFSPAMWGVLLWSVLLNYGAAQVIWFAMARALPASTSAMSVTAVPIVGILSSIFIGEWPSWQDALAVVCVVVAISAVLLRRDHAL from the coding sequence TTGAACGCTCGCCAACTGCTCGGCCTGGTCCTGCTGACCTTGATGTGGGGCCTGAACTGGCCTGTGATGAAACTGGGCCTGCGCGACTGGAGCCCGCTGTGGTTTCGGGCCATCACCATGGCTGGTGGTGCCTTGGCATTGCTGATCTACTACCGGCGGCAGGGCATCCCGGTGCTGCCGCGCGGCAAGGCCCAATGGCGCAGCGTCGTGGTGCTGGGCCTGCCCAATGTCATGGGCTGGCACGGGCTGTCCATCATCGGGGTATCGCTATTGCCTGCCGGCCGGGCGGCGATCCTGGGCTTTACCATGCCGGTCTTTACGGTCTTGCTGGCTGTGCTTTTTTATGGCGAACGCTTCACCAGGCGGCTGGCCTTGGCAGTCGCTGCCGTGCTGGTGGCCATTGCCCTCCTGCTGTGGAATGAACTCAATGCACTGGCGGGCAATCCCGCAGGCATCGTCTGGATGCAGGCGGCGGCCTTTTGCTGGGCGCTGGGCACCGTCTGGATGCAGCGCGCCAAACTGACCCTGGCCCCCGAAACCCTGGTGATCTGGATGCTGGGCTTATCGTCGATTGCCATTGGTGTGCTGGCCGCCAGCACCGAGCCTGCGCCTTCCTGGGATTTCAGCCCAGCCATGTGGGGAGTGCTGCTGTGGTCGGTGCTGCTGAACTATGGCGCAGCCCAGGTGATCTGGTTCGCCATGGCCCGCGCCTTGCCGGCTTCCACCAGCGCCATGAGCGTCACCGCCGTGCCGATTGTCGGCATACTAAGCAGCATCTTCATTGGTGAATGGCCCAGCTGGCAAGACGCCCTGGCCGTGGTCTGCGTGGTGGTGGCCATCAGCGCCGTGCTGCTGCGGCGCGATCACGCCTTATAA
- a CDS encoding 2OG-Fe(II) oxygenase, with amino-acid sequence MSDYTEIIRLLNQQGWAVSDTVVSEQWQADLLAQAQQWWDAGQFSGGEIGRSDTDARQPAIRGDSICWVQPDAKIVEHPFFTWMTRFRQVLNQDYGMGLRSQEFHFARYDQGAGYKKHIDQHRGTDHRKVSIVLYLNPGWDARNGGELCLYDPYAPDVEIQRFSPLAGRLAIFVSGVLPHQVLPAHAPRWSLTGWLRTDTIAGVPE; translated from the coding sequence ATGAGCGACTATACCGAAATCATTCGATTATTGAATCAACAGGGCTGGGCGGTTTCCGATACGGTGGTGTCCGAGCAATGGCAGGCCGATCTGCTGGCCCAGGCGCAGCAATGGTGGGATGCCGGGCAGTTTTCGGGTGGGGAAATCGGCCGCAGCGATACTGATGCGCGCCAGCCCGCGATACGCGGGGATTCCATCTGCTGGGTGCAACCTGATGCAAAAATTGTGGAGCATCCCTTTTTTACCTGGATGACGCGGTTTCGACAGGTATTGAATCAGGACTACGGCATGGGACTGCGCAGCCAGGAATTCCATTTTGCGCGTTATGACCAGGGGGCAGGCTATAAAAAGCACATCGATCAGCACCGTGGCACCGACCACCGCAAAGTCTCTATCGTGCTGTACCTGAACCCTGGCTGGGACGCGCGCAATGGTGGTGAACTCTGCCTGTACGACCCTTATGCACCGGATGTCGAAATCCAGCGGTTTTCCCCCTTGGCCGGGCGGCTGGCAATTTTTGTCAGCGGCGTGCTGCCGCATCAGGTATTGCCTGCCCATGCGCCTCGCTGGAGCCTTACAGGTTGGCTGCGGACCGACACCATCGCCGGGGTGCCTGAATAG
- the speG gene encoding spermidine N1-acetyltransferase, with product MPISNFKIKLRPLERVDLQFVHQLDNNAIVMRYWFEEPYATFTELQSLYDQHVHDQSERRFIVECEGEKAGLVELVEIDHVHRRAEFQIIIAPEYQGKGLAPRATKLALEYGFKVLNLYKIYLIVDQENKKAIHIYTKLGFQAEGQLKDEFFVNGEYRSVIRMSLFQQDHLKLHKPVAPKQTENAAL from the coding sequence ATGCCAATATCCAACTTTAAAATCAAACTTCGCCCCCTGGAGCGCGTCGACCTGCAGTTCGTGCATCAGCTGGACAATAATGCCATCGTGATGCGGTATTGGTTCGAAGAACCCTACGCCACTTTCACCGAGCTGCAGTCCCTGTACGATCAACACGTGCACGACCAAAGCGAACGCCGTTTCATTGTGGAATGCGAGGGCGAGAAGGCCGGTCTGGTCGAATTGGTGGAAATCGATCACGTGCATCGGCGGGCCGAGTTCCAGATTATCATCGCCCCCGAATACCAGGGCAAGGGCCTGGCCCCCCGAGCCACCAAGCTGGCTTTGGAATACGGATTCAAGGTCCTGAATCTATATAAAATCTATCTGATTGTGGATCAGGAAAACAAAAAAGCCATCCACATCTATACCAAGCTGGGTTTCCAGGCCGAAGGCCAGCTCAAAGACGAGTTTTTTGTCAATGGCGAATACCGCAGCGTGATTCGCATGAGCCTGTTTCAGCAGGATCATCTGAAACTGCACAAGCCTGTCGCCCCCAAACAAACCGAAAACGCAGCGCTCTAA
- a CDS encoding putative metalloprotease CJM1_0395 family protein yields the protein MPISAIGGVQPQTTYLSAVAHTPGADHDRVANGTEAGRFRPQESEAGNKDREYSEEQLAQIQELKARDQAVRQHEAAHQAAGGALAGSASFSYERGPDGQLYAIGGEVSIDMSTVSGNPQATIDKMRTVRAAATAPSDPSSQDRAIAAQAMAMMIKAQQELLQETSKPQESSGPTDYARQQGIAAYQLQA from the coding sequence ATGCCCATTTCTGCCATCGGGGGTGTCCAGCCCCAAACCACCTATCTGTCGGCCGTGGCCCACACGCCAGGGGCAGACCATGATCGCGTTGCCAACGGCACCGAAGCCGGTCGATTCCGCCCCCAGGAATCCGAGGCCGGCAACAAGGATCGGGAATACTCCGAAGAACAGCTCGCTCAGATTCAGGAGCTGAAGGCCCGCGATCAGGCAGTCCGCCAACACGAAGCCGCCCACCAGGCGGCCGGGGGTGCCTTGGCCGGGTCGGCCAGCTTCAGCTACGAACGCGGTCCGGATGGCCAGCTATACGCCATCGGCGGCGAAGTCTCGATCGATATGTCCACCGTGTCGGGCAACCCGCAGGCCACCATCGACAAGATGCGCACCGTGCGCGCAGCCGCCACGGCCCCCAGCGACCCTTCCAGCCAGGATCGCGCGATTGCGGCCCAGGCCATGGCCATGATGATCAAGGCCCAGCAGGAACTCCTGCAAGAAACCAGCAAGCCCCAGGAAAGCAGCGGCCCCACCGACTACGCCCGCCAACAAGGCATTGCAGCTTACCAATTGCAGGCGTAG
- a CDS encoding multicopper oxidase family protein: protein MNQSQQPDAADPKRRDILRWTVGLSAGLVLAPLAGCDGGSDDSFSATVDTLPEAPRIVAKNGLIDIDLEAAYAHNSVQLAASAQNAYPGESTQQATDLRSYNGAMLAPTLQLNAGDTLRVLLHNKLPGNNTKYSSLPYLNYQNSTNLHFHGLHVNPGIIRPGVYGDYVVDTPDAGVVPGASRQHEIHLPADHTNGVYWYHPHLHGSTTTQVANGMFGAILVNTPRNDFDLPDDVRDRVIFVHRLNLSDGGRSDNLYDYVNNKNSAFMLNGVYQPTIVMRPGEIQNWHFLNSDVFYPFNPVLDEHTLWQYARDGNSFDRVFRPVNAATSVQMDGRHWPGNVLYPGNRSSVLVQASQTPGTYYLRAAKAPSSTGEEIVARIVVEGRPVEAALPSPHRLPLYNAHQPITDAELAQHGGKTRAVILAMLNKDSDLLVQPIPAGEEWFIPPGDGVSLTDTVFATGNVGTKLAPFQSDLAVTQTIALNAVEEWTLYNLNGYPHPFHIHVNDCYVVKVNGEDIEPYWADTIPLAPNGTSDQPTSITFRSRFTDFTGKFVWHCHALDHEDLGMMELVEVRT from the coding sequence ATGAATCAGTCTCAGCAACCCGATGCCGCCGACCCCAAGCGCCGCGATATTCTGCGCTGGACGGTAGGCTTGTCTGCCGGTCTGGTGCTGGCCCCGCTGGCGGGCTGTGATGGCGGCAGTGATGACAGTTTTAGCGCCACCGTCGACACCCTGCCCGAGGCCCCCCGCATCGTGGCCAAAAACGGCCTGATCGATATCGACCTGGAAGCCGCCTATGCCCATAACAGCGTCCAGCTTGCCGCCAGCGCCCAGAATGCTTATCCGGGCGAATCGACTCAGCAGGCCACGGATCTGCGCAGTTATAACGGCGCCATGCTGGCACCCACCTTGCAGTTGAATGCAGGCGATACCCTGCGCGTCTTGCTGCATAACAAGCTGCCAGGCAACAATACAAAATACTCGTCCTTGCCATACCTGAACTACCAGAACAGCACCAATCTGCATTTTCATGGGTTGCACGTCAATCCCGGCATCATCCGCCCTGGGGTGTATGGCGATTATGTGGTGGATACGCCGGATGCCGGGGTAGTGCCGGGGGCCAGCCGCCAGCACGAAATCCACCTGCCTGCCGACCATACCAATGGCGTTTATTGGTATCACCCCCATTTGCATGGCTCTACCACCACGCAGGTGGCCAATGGCATGTTTGGGGCGATTCTGGTCAACACGCCGCGCAATGATTTCGATTTGCCGGATGATGTTCGCGACCGGGTGATTTTCGTGCATCGCCTGAACCTGTCCGATGGCGGCCGCAGCGATAATCTATACGACTACGTCAATAACAAAAACAGCGCCTTCATGCTCAATGGCGTCTACCAGCCCACCATCGTCATGCGTCCGGGCGAAATCCAAAACTGGCATTTCCTGAATTCGGATGTGTTCTATCCATTCAATCCCGTGTTGGATGAACACACCCTCTGGCAATATGCCCGCGACGGCAACTCTTTTGATCGCGTGTTCCGTCCGGTCAATGCGGCGACCTCCGTCCAGATGGATGGCCGTCACTGGCCGGGCAATGTGCTCTACCCGGGCAACCGCAGCTCGGTCCTGGTGCAGGCCAGCCAGACCCCCGGCACCTATTATCTGCGGGCGGCAAAAGCCCCTTCCAGCACCGGCGAGGAAATTGTGGCGCGTATCGTGGTCGAAGGCCGTCCGGTCGAAGCCGCCTTGCCCAGCCCGCATCGTTTGCCGCTGTATAACGCGCACCAGCCCATCACGGATGCTGAACTCGCCCAGCATGGTGGAAAAACCCGGGCGGTGATCTTGGCCATGCTGAATAAGGACAGCGACTTGTTGGTGCAGCCCATCCCCGCCGGCGAGGAATGGTTCATTCCGCCTGGTGATGGCGTGTCTTTGACCGACACCGTCTTTGCCACTGGCAATGTCGGCACTAAGCTGGCTCCGTTTCAGTCCGATTTGGCGGTGACCCAGACCATTGCGCTCAATGCTGTCGAGGAATGGACCTTATATAACCTGAACGGCTATCCGCATCCATTTCACATCCATGTCAATGACTGTTATGTCGTCAAGGTCAACGGCGAAGACATAGAACCCTATTGGGCCGACACCATTCCTTTGGCACCCAACGGCACCTCTGATCAGCCTACTTCGATCACTTTCCGGAGTCGTTTCACAGACTTCACCGGCAAATTCGTCTGGCATTGCCACGCACTGGATCATGAGGACCTGGGCATGATGGAATTGGTCGAGGTGCGCACGTAG
- a CDS encoding magnesium and cobalt transport protein CorA encodes MMHDETLDSAFQQAMVASALYAVGQPPQPIGLHQLGEAAAAPGLLWVGLKDPTPDLLHAIGEQLRLPERALEEIITLHRRPKIIEYDGLTLLVAITVEVTEERPSFGDTQMLIGPGYLLTIRRHAQGTHQMLRSLLAESPEFLGRGGDFVASALLDLLVDRYVQALGHMEARVESLEHQFLLRGFQEKDIRHLYRLRRDLLRIQTAISPLVEICRRLARVETRNIDSDSRVYFGEVADRIQRVIEGFAGLREALVFAFEASMMISQMQQTDITRKLAAWAAILAVPTAVAGIYGMNFHDMPELSWAYGYPAMLLGTGSACGWLYWKFRQIKWL; translated from the coding sequence ATGATGCATGACGAGACATTGGACAGCGCCTTCCAGCAGGCAATGGTCGCTTCGGCCCTGTATGCCGTTGGTCAGCCTCCCCAGCCTATTGGCTTGCACCAGCTGGGCGAGGCCGCCGCTGCACCTGGCCTGTTGTGGGTTGGATTAAAAGACCCCACTCCCGATCTCTTGCATGCCATTGGAGAGCAGCTGCGCTTGCCAGAGCGCGCGCTTGAGGAGATCATCACACTGCACCGGCGTCCGAAAATCATCGAATATGATGGTTTGACGCTGTTGGTGGCGATTACCGTTGAAGTCACCGAAGAACGGCCTAGCTTCGGGGATACCCAGATGCTGATTGGCCCAGGTTATTTGTTGACGATCCGGCGGCATGCCCAGGGAACGCACCAGATGCTGCGCAGTCTGCTGGCCGAATCACCCGAGTTCCTGGGGCGGGGCGGCGATTTTGTGGCCTCGGCGCTGCTGGATCTTCTGGTGGATCGCTACGTACAGGCGCTGGGTCACATGGAAGCCAGGGTCGAGAGCCTCGAACATCAGTTTTTGCTGCGCGGCTTTCAGGAAAAAGATATCCGGCATCTATACCGCTTGCGGCGGGATTTGCTGCGCATCCAGACGGCAATTTCTCCGTTGGTTGAAATCTGCCGCCGCTTGGCCCGGGTGGAGACCCGGAATATCGACTCGGATAGCCGAGTCTACTTCGGCGAGGTTGCGGATCGCATCCAGCGTGTCATCGAGGGTTTTGCCGGCTTGCGTGAAGCACTGGTCTTCGCCTTCGAGGCCAGCATGATGATCAGCCAGATGCAGCAAACCGACATCACGCGCAAACTGGCAGCCTGGGCGGCTATTTTGGCCGTGCCGACTGCCGTGGCGGGGATATACGGCATGAACTTTCATGATATGCCCGAACTCAGCTGGGCCTATGGGTATCCCGCTATGTTGCTGGGGACAGGCAGCGCATGCGGGTGGCTGTACTGGAAGTTTCGCCAGATCAAGTGGCTGTAG
- the xseB gene encoding exodeoxyribonuclease VII small subunit yields MTRKTTQTLHTFRQAYDVLQTHASTLRDQTEPNIDDLLDIVNESVAAYKVCKQRIDAVEKALAEALDASDIPDLASAAGQADEDADLDPPF; encoded by the coding sequence ATGACCCGAAAAACCACCCAAACCCTGCATACGTTTCGCCAAGCCTATGATGTACTGCAGACGCACGCCAGCACATTGCGCGATCAGACCGAGCCCAACATCGACGATCTGCTGGATATCGTCAATGAATCCGTGGCCGCCTATAAGGTCTGCAAACAACGGATTGATGCGGTGGAAAAGGCCCTGGCCGAGGCCCTGGACGCCTCGGATATTCCCGATCTGGCCAGCGCAGCAGGTCAGGCCGACGAGGACGCAGACCTGGACCCGCCTTTTTGA